A DNA window from Myxocyprinus asiaticus isolate MX2 ecotype Aquarium Trade chromosome 15, UBuf_Myxa_2, whole genome shotgun sequence contains the following coding sequences:
- the LOC127452433 gene encoding myb-related transcription factor, partner of profilin-like isoform X1, translating to MLSSSPVGVSVNHNISMAEYYEEGGLLYEHSPPMHIKVESPEGPFGGGVSEDGFTREDEDSEGSCDHLNGGLPASLPFNVVVVHPNIVAPGMSSDELIPIDPNRGVSSALAAGGAGKRKSRFSGAELEVLVSEVTRCEGELFGPAGRLRRRERERIWAGILERVNAVSRVPRTLREVKKRWDDLKRRNGGRLADARHRTCYLPSSRGAAIMGRSAQVSPRLQQSRQKQSTRGKGTFTCLSDTDPVAVGDGSERDGFDKEEEAVEQEGDVGDEDCEGVENSMEDKLGLGLGLGIVPPPTSERWLPPSPLYSAPFLNGTPQPSPEPSLGTHQGPLEPPPQRSSWLEDELRGLGEAAMQLGDRMEQNLREFADGFRRDMRTLVASQEALTNSLQQNNVLLQRLLGLLEMQHQQPQSQQQQIPQQQLQQQQLQIPQQELPQQQPYQQQLLQQQHPHQHPQLEQQIPATVPPIPPPPDILDGTRHTEQPTDINGTQRQCRGRTVDLRRRRRR from the exons ATGCTGTCCAGCAGTCCAGTTGGTGTGTCTGTAAACCACAACATATCCATGGCTGAATATTACGAAGAGGGAGGGTTGCTGTATGAGCATTCACCTCCCATGCACATCAAAGTGGAGTCTCCAGAAGGTCCCTTTGGAGGCGGGGTCTCAGAGGATGGTTTCACCAGGGAAGATGAAGATTCAGAGGGCAGTTGTGACCACCTGAATGGTGGGTTGCCTGCCAGCCTCCCTTTCAATGTTGTGGTTGTGCATCCCAACATAGTTGCACCTGGAATGTCTTCAGATGAACTGATCCCTATTGACCCAA ACAGGGGTGTTTCTTCAGCATTAGCCGCAGGAGGTGCAGGAAAAAGAAAAAGCCGCTTCAGTGGGGCAGAGCTGGAGGTGTTGGTATCAGAGGTGACCCGGTGTGAGGGGGAGCTATTCGGTCCAGCTGGGAGGCTTCGGCGCCGAGAAAGAGAACGCATTTGGGCTGGGATACTTGAGCGTGTAAATGCTGTGTCTAGAGTCCCACGAACTCTAAGAGAAGTGAAGAAACGCTGGGATGACCTGAAGAGACGTAACGGTGGTAGACTGGCTGATGCAAGGCATCGCACCTGCTACCTGCCATCCAGTCGAGGGGCTGCAATTATGGGAAGGTCAGCTCAAGTTAGTCCCAGGCTTCAGCAATCTCGTCAAAAGCAGAGCACCAGGGGAAAAGGCACTTTCACTTGCCTGTCAgatactgatccag TTGCAGTAGGAGATGGCTCTGAAAGAGATGGTTTTGATAAGGAGGAAGAAGCTGTTGAACAAGAGGGTGATGTTGGAGATGAGGATTGTGAAGGTGTGGAGAACAGCATGGAAGATAAACTGGGTTTAGGCCTGGGTCTGGGAATAGTACCACCTCCAACATCAGAACGGTGGCTACCTCCTTCACCCCTCTACAGCGCCCCCTTCCTCAATGGGACCCCTCAGCCAAGCCCAGAACCATCCTTAGGGACCCACCAGGGCCCACTGGAGCCCCCTCCTCAACGCAGTTCATGGCTTGAAGATGAACTTCGGGGTCTGGGGGAAGCAGCCATGCAGCTTGGAGATCGCATGGAACAGAACCTGCGTGAGTTTGCAGATGGGTTTAGACGTGATATGCGGACACTCGTGGCATCACAAGAGGCCCTTACAAATAGCTTGCAGCAGAATAATGTACTTTTGCAACGTCTGTTGGGACTGCTTGAGATGCAGCATCAGCAACCTCAGTCTCAACAGCAACAAATTCCACAACAACAACTTCAGCAACAACAACTACAAATTCCGCAACAGGAACTTCCACAACAACAGCCATATCAACAACAGTTATTACAGCAACAGCATCCACATCAGCATCCACAGCTAGAGCAGCAAATTCCAGCAACAGTCCCACCTATACCACCACCTCCAGATATTTTAGATGGTACTAGGCATACTGAACAACCAACTGACATAAATGGAACCCAACGGCAATGCCGCGGCAGGACTGTAGACCTTAGACGAAGACGCAGACGTTGA
- the LOC127452433 gene encoding myb-related transcription factor, partner of profilin-like isoform X3, producing MLASGPIRVYYRGVSSALAAGGAGKRKSRFSGAELEVLVSEVTRCEGELFGPAGRLRRRERERIWAGILERVNAVSRVPRTLREVKKRWDDLKRRNGGRLADARHRTCYLPSSRGAAIMGRSAQVSPRLQQSRQKQSTRGKGTFTCLSDTDPVAVGDGSERDGFDKEEEAVEQEGDVGDEDCEGVENSMEDKLGLGLGLGIVPPPTSERWLPPSPLYSAPFLNGTPQPSPEPSLGTHQGPLEPPPQRSSWLEDELRGLGEAAMQLGDRMEQNLREFADGFRRDMRTLVASQEALTNSLQQNNVLLQRLLGLLEMQHQQPQSQQQQIPQQQLQQQQLQIPQQELPQQQPYQQQLLQQQHPHQHPQLEQQIPATVPPIPPPPDILDGTRHTEQPTDINGTQRQCRGRTVDLRRRRRR from the exons atgttagcctcaggcCCCATTCGTGTTTATT ACAGGGGTGTTTCTTCAGCATTAGCCGCAGGAGGTGCAGGAAAAAGAAAAAGCCGCTTCAGTGGGGCAGAGCTGGAGGTGTTGGTATCAGAGGTGACCCGGTGTGAGGGGGAGCTATTCGGTCCAGCTGGGAGGCTTCGGCGCCGAGAAAGAGAACGCATTTGGGCTGGGATACTTGAGCGTGTAAATGCTGTGTCTAGAGTCCCACGAACTCTAAGAGAAGTGAAGAAACGCTGGGATGACCTGAAGAGACGTAACGGTGGTAGACTGGCTGATGCAAGGCATCGCACCTGCTACCTGCCATCCAGTCGAGGGGCTGCAATTATGGGAAGGTCAGCTCAAGTTAGTCCCAGGCTTCAGCAATCTCGTCAAAAGCAGAGCACCAGGGGAAAAGGCACTTTCACTTGCCTGTCAgatactgatccag TTGCAGTAGGAGATGGCTCTGAAAGAGATGGTTTTGATAAGGAGGAAGAAGCTGTTGAACAAGAGGGTGATGTTGGAGATGAGGATTGTGAAGGTGTGGAGAACAGCATGGAAGATAAACTGGGTTTAGGCCTGGGTCTGGGAATAGTACCACCTCCAACATCAGAACGGTGGCTACCTCCTTCACCCCTCTACAGCGCCCCCTTCCTCAATGGGACCCCTCAGCCAAGCCCAGAACCATCCTTAGGGACCCACCAGGGCCCACTGGAGCCCCCTCCTCAACGCAGTTCATGGCTTGAAGATGAACTTCGGGGTCTGGGGGAAGCAGCCATGCAGCTTGGAGATCGCATGGAACAGAACCTGCGTGAGTTTGCAGATGGGTTTAGACGTGATATGCGGACACTCGTGGCATCACAAGAGGCCCTTACAAATAGCTTGCAGCAGAATAATGTACTTTTGCAACGTCTGTTGGGACTGCTTGAGATGCAGCATCAGCAACCTCAGTCTCAACAGCAACAAATTCCACAACAACAACTTCAGCAACAACAACTACAAATTCCGCAACAGGAACTTCCACAACAACAGCCATATCAACAACAGTTATTACAGCAACAGCATCCACATCAGCATCCACAGCTAGAGCAGCAAATTCCAGCAACAGTCCCACCTATACCACCACCTCCAGATATTTTAGATGGTACTAGGCATACTGAACAACCAACTGACATAAATGGAACCCAACGGCAATGCCGCGGCAGGACTGTAGACCTTAGACGAAGACGCAGACGTTGA
- the LOC127452433 gene encoding myb-related transcription factor, partner of profilin-like isoform X2 translates to MLSSSPVGVSVNHNISMAEYYEEGGLLYEHSPPMHIKVESPEGPFGGGVSEDGFTREDEDSEGSCDHLNGGLPASLPFNVVVVHPNIVAPGMSSDELIPIDPTLAAGGAGKRKSRFSGAELEVLVSEVTRCEGELFGPAGRLRRRERERIWAGILERVNAVSRVPRTLREVKKRWDDLKRRNGGRLADARHRTCYLPSSRGAAIMGRSAQVSPRLQQSRQKQSTRGKGTFTCLSDTDPVAVGDGSERDGFDKEEEAVEQEGDVGDEDCEGVENSMEDKLGLGLGLGIVPPPTSERWLPPSPLYSAPFLNGTPQPSPEPSLGTHQGPLEPPPQRSSWLEDELRGLGEAAMQLGDRMEQNLREFADGFRRDMRTLVASQEALTNSLQQNNVLLQRLLGLLEMQHQQPQSQQQQIPQQQLQQQQLQIPQQELPQQQPYQQQLLQQQHPHQHPQLEQQIPATVPPIPPPPDILDGTRHTEQPTDINGTQRQCRGRTVDLRRRRRR, encoded by the exons ATGCTGTCCAGCAGTCCAGTTGGTGTGTCTGTAAACCACAACATATCCATGGCTGAATATTACGAAGAGGGAGGGTTGCTGTATGAGCATTCACCTCCCATGCACATCAAAGTGGAGTCTCCAGAAGGTCCCTTTGGAGGCGGGGTCTCAGAGGATGGTTTCACCAGGGAAGATGAAGATTCAGAGGGCAGTTGTGACCACCTGAATGGTGGGTTGCCTGCCAGCCTCCCTTTCAATGTTGTGGTTGTGCATCCCAACATAGTTGCACCTGGAATGTCTTCAGATGAACTGATCCCTATTGACCCAA CATTAGCCGCAGGAGGTGCAGGAAAAAGAAAAAGCCGCTTCAGTGGGGCAGAGCTGGAGGTGTTGGTATCAGAGGTGACCCGGTGTGAGGGGGAGCTATTCGGTCCAGCTGGGAGGCTTCGGCGCCGAGAAAGAGAACGCATTTGGGCTGGGATACTTGAGCGTGTAAATGCTGTGTCTAGAGTCCCACGAACTCTAAGAGAAGTGAAGAAACGCTGGGATGACCTGAAGAGACGTAACGGTGGTAGACTGGCTGATGCAAGGCATCGCACCTGCTACCTGCCATCCAGTCGAGGGGCTGCAATTATGGGAAGGTCAGCTCAAGTTAGTCCCAGGCTTCAGCAATCTCGTCAAAAGCAGAGCACCAGGGGAAAAGGCACTTTCACTTGCCTGTCAgatactgatccag TTGCAGTAGGAGATGGCTCTGAAAGAGATGGTTTTGATAAGGAGGAAGAAGCTGTTGAACAAGAGGGTGATGTTGGAGATGAGGATTGTGAAGGTGTGGAGAACAGCATGGAAGATAAACTGGGTTTAGGCCTGGGTCTGGGAATAGTACCACCTCCAACATCAGAACGGTGGCTACCTCCTTCACCCCTCTACAGCGCCCCCTTCCTCAATGGGACCCCTCAGCCAAGCCCAGAACCATCCTTAGGGACCCACCAGGGCCCACTGGAGCCCCCTCCTCAACGCAGTTCATGGCTTGAAGATGAACTTCGGGGTCTGGGGGAAGCAGCCATGCAGCTTGGAGATCGCATGGAACAGAACCTGCGTGAGTTTGCAGATGGGTTTAGACGTGATATGCGGACACTCGTGGCATCACAAGAGGCCCTTACAAATAGCTTGCAGCAGAATAATGTACTTTTGCAACGTCTGTTGGGACTGCTTGAGATGCAGCATCAGCAACCTCAGTCTCAACAGCAACAAATTCCACAACAACAACTTCAGCAACAACAACTACAAATTCCGCAACAGGAACTTCCACAACAACAGCCATATCAACAACAGTTATTACAGCAACAGCATCCACATCAGCATCCACAGCTAGAGCAGCAAATTCCAGCAACAGTCCCACCTATACCACCACCTCCAGATATTTTAGATGGTACTAGGCATACTGAACAACCAACTGACATAAATGGAACCCAACGGCAATGCCGCGGCAGGACTGTAGACCTTAGACGAAGACGCAGACGTTGA